The following coding sequences are from one Cyanobacteriota bacterium window:
- a CDS encoding DNA double-strand break repair nuclease NurA, which produces YGHHAITFCYVNVGSEIARVEVPTWVADDEALLQTALSLMLAQVQKGYGYPVALAEAHNQAVVRGGDRARFFALLEQQMIRAGLQNVGTSYKEARKRGSIA; this is translated from the coding sequence CTATGGGCATCATGCTATTACGTTTTGTTACGTCAACGTAGGGTCAGAAATCGCCCGTGTCGAAGTGCCTACATGGGTTGCTGACGATGAGGCACTGTTGCAAACTGCCTTAAGTCTGATGTTAGCGCAGGTGCAAAAGGGGTATGGCTATCCAGTAGCCCTAGCAGAAGCTCATAATCAAGCCGTGGTGCGGGGAGGCGATCGGGCACGATTTTTTGCCTTGCTAGAGCAGCAAATGATCCGAGCAGGCCTGCAAAATGTTGGTACGTCTTACAAAGAAGCCCGCAAGCGCGGTAGCATTGCCTAA